A single genomic interval of Terriglobus albidus harbors:
- a CDS encoding choice-of-anchor D domain-containing protein: MIRKSAVIGLLAMLWMVCLSCRAYASLGASTTQNNITITQSFSSVYYVDTKTSPYPTGFYAVYNVTNNSTTDLSDVWVTVGNFTGGTVYLSLGGNDTGVSHLGSLAAGATKAAYFFLGVDCSSFTSGNCNISSAQGVTVDVYLGPPTNNLLATLTTNDITVYDTIAASANKVTGGSVSTTTPSVGSTFTVTVNGSTGSIGGSNIFALSPQTSTSFPADAFRLTKTSLTFSNGGTGTYTDMLQIPTSAISAIASADYTVTYTYQVTGTTSSTTSVQPIAYINSGSQIKHTTVSSLGNIPPIQAATNTLLLSMSVTPTSFGLSGGTATYTVHITNSGSVAASLDEFIDALAASPDAENYINGSSTFAGASISDPSINGSTLIWSGTFTVPANGSADLTFQTAIPATVGTYTDFFYGLVSASQIDTTLNTSDDAEATTSITVSSKQSTTIAISNLPASGTYGGSFTPTYSYTGDGTKSVSSNSASVCTVSSGVVHYVGTGTCSLTASATAGTNYNATTGTAQTFSVGQATPTISISNVPASGTYGGSFTPTFSYTGDGTASASSNSTSVCSVTSGVVHYVGVGTCSMTASATAGTNYAAVTGSVQTFSVGQATPTISISNLPASGTYGGSFTPTFSYTGDGTASVSSNSTGVCTVTSGVVHYVGVGTCSLTSSATAGTNYGAVTGSAQTFSVGQATPTISISNLPASGSYGGSFTPTFSYTGDGTTSVSSNSTSVCTVTSGVVHYVGTGTCSLTSSATAGTNYNTVTGSAQTFSVGQGTPTISISNLPASGTYGGSFTPTFSYTGDGTTSVSSNSTSICTVTSGVVHYVGVGTCSLTASATAGTNYAAVTSTAQTFSIGQATPTISVSNLPASGTYGGSFTPTFSYTGDGTTSVSSNSTSVCTVTSGVVHYVGVGTCSLTSSATAGTNYAAVTGTAQTFSVGQATPTISVSNLPASGTYGGSFTPTFSYSGDGTTSVSSNSTSVCTVTSGVVHYVGVGTCSMTASATAGTNYAAVTGSVQTFSVGQATPTISISNLPASGTYGGSFTPTFSYTGDGTASVSSNSTGVCTVTSGVVHYVGVGTCSLTSSATAGTNYGAVTGSAQTFSVGQATPTISISNLPASGSYGGSFTPTFSYTGDGTTSVSSNSTSVCTVTSGVVHYVGTGTCSLTSSATAGTNYNTVTGSAQTFSVGQGTPTISISNLPASGTYGGSFTPTFSYTGDGTTSVSSNSTSICTVTSGVVHYAGVGTCSLTASATAGTNYAAVTGTAQTFSIGQATPTISVSNLPASGTYGGSFTPTFSYTGDGTTSVSSNSTSVCTVTSGVVHYVGVGTCSLTSSATAGTNYAAVTGTAQTFSVGQATPTISVSNLPASGTYGGSFTPTFSYSGDGTTSVSSNSTSVCTVTSGVVHYVGVGTCSLTSSATAGTNYAAVTGTAQTFSVGQATPTISVSNLPASGTYGGSFTPTFSYTGDGTTSVSSNSSSVCTVTSGVVHYVGVGTCSLTASATAGTNYVAVTGTAQTFSVGQAAPTISISNLPASGIYGHDFIPTFGYIGDGTASVTSNSTSICTVTSGVVRYVGVGTCSLTASATAGSNYAAVTGTAQMFSVSQATPTISISNLPASGTYGHDFIPTFSYIGDGTASVTSNSTGICTVTSGVVRYVGVGTCSLTASATAGTNYAAVTGTAQTFAVNQATATVTLSNLNLTYTGSPQAGTVTTSPSGLTVTTTYNGGATVPTAAGSYTMVATINDANYSGTATGTVVISPAAQSITFAALPAQVIYGSGALLLSATGGASGNPVVFSVLSGPGAVSGSRLTVTGVGPVVVAANQAGNSNYVAASQVTQSITSIGATLNLSLASLNFLNQPVGTTSLAQTLIITNPNAFPVTITGIQANGDFHAASACAVIAAQGNCSVNVTFTPTVAGSRAETLTITNAQSNVAQTVPMTGIGTAPGIQVSPAALGFGSEVVSTASTGQTLTIRNTGTAPLVISNIATTGDFATTGKCASVPAGSNCSLTVTFTPTAIGSRTGTLTLTDNAGGQSQVVNLSGTGTEAGVSLTPGAQAFPATLVGSASQTLTATLTNTGSAALTGIGFGIVGDFAQTNNCAASLAAGASCTINVVYAPKIAGAESGVLTVSDSQGSQTISLTGTGLVPGATLSTAELLFGSRPVNTSSLAQTVIFTNTGTGPVTINSVTTTANFADTTNCTGQIAAGASCSVNVTFTPTLTGLLPGTVTISDTAGSQTVTLQGEGTNASVTMSPSFLLFGAQVVNTVSMAQTVTAKNTGTTPLTLNPITVSNNFVESDQCPAVLPVGGSCLISVSFAPTATGSLYGSLQFSDASGQVSTVVALSGQGTLPGIAISPSTVFFGSLAVGTASQAQTVTVWNTGSAPLQITAINATGDFAETDTCTASAIPVGGYCILNVTMTPTTIGTRTGVIQIANNVDGIHLISLSGVGQQAGVTVFPTTLAFGSYPYVSTSQATGTALSVTLTNSGNVPLQMSGFSTQGDFTETDNCGATVPVGGFCTLTARFVPTALGHRTGVLTINDNAGGGTQQVSLAGDGSPYGLTLTPPVMNFGVQTLGKHSASQTATLTNNTGQALNNLVITPSGQFTETDNCGTSLANGASCTVDITVTPASTGAITGTVTFSSGAGIAATGGSIMRPHTQAVQANTSSTSSSTVGVVAVSASAIPPGIDISLPQVSFSVTSVGTGAVQTVTIRNTGSALPLTHLAIGTTNATEFPFTTTCPATLAAQANCTITINFTPIGNGLRTGIMGITADGGISALLPESGSAAKGAPGITLTSSVNTSMLQGDVTLTSTVASSTTQPTGSISFMDGSTLLGTAALSNGVASLTTSALATGSHAITAVYSGDANYVAATANVVTQSVVDFSLKAVGNGASQTVVPGNSATYQVAIAPTSGSSFPVAATLTVTGLPQGATAELSTKPWMQLSANSWQVPATTTLDNVSLTFHVPGQTAAVVSQPTNSHSNGLPSVAWAALLLPFAYRLRRARRKLMGHLAIMFVVVGTLAALAGLTGCGSSNGFFGQAAKNYTVTVTVTAGPDSHSTDLELNVQ, translated from the coding sequence CCTTACTTTCAGCAACGGTGGAACCGGAACATACACCGACATGCTGCAGATCCCCACCTCGGCGATTTCGGCGATTGCCAGTGCCGACTACACGGTGACGTACACCTACCAGGTGACAGGAACGACATCCAGTACGACATCGGTACAGCCGATTGCGTATATCAATAGCGGTTCGCAGATCAAACACACCACGGTCTCGTCGCTGGGAAATATTCCGCCCATTCAGGCCGCCACCAACACGCTGCTGTTGTCCATGTCGGTGACACCGACCTCATTCGGGCTTAGCGGCGGTACCGCTACGTATACGGTGCATATCACCAATTCCGGGTCGGTTGCGGCTTCCCTGGATGAATTCATCGATGCCCTGGCGGCCTCGCCGGACGCGGAGAACTACATCAACGGCAGCTCCACCTTTGCAGGAGCCTCTATCTCCGATCCATCGATCAACGGAAGTACATTGATCTGGTCGGGTACCTTCACTGTCCCCGCGAACGGTTCGGCAGATCTGACCTTCCAGACCGCGATCCCTGCCACTGTGGGAACGTATACCGATTTCTTCTACGGCCTGGTATCCGCCTCGCAGATCGACACGACTCTCAACACCTCGGACGACGCCGAAGCGACTACATCGATAACGGTGTCCTCAAAGCAATCAACGACGATTGCGATCTCGAATCTGCCTGCCAGTGGAACCTATGGCGGCAGCTTTACACCGACATACAGCTACACCGGCGATGGTACGAAATCCGTAAGCTCGAACTCGGCCAGTGTTTGTACCGTGAGCAGCGGCGTGGTGCACTATGTTGGCACGGGCACCTGTTCGCTGACAGCGAGTGCAACGGCTGGGACCAACTACAACGCAACCACGGGTACAGCGCAGACCTTCTCTGTTGGCCAGGCGACGCCGACGATCAGCATCTCAAATGTGCCAGCTAGCGGGACTTATGGCGGCAGCTTTACGCCGACCTTCAGCTATACCGGCGACGGCACAGCTTCGGCGAGCTCGAATTCGACCAGCGTCTGCTCTGTGACCAGCGGTGTAGTGCACTACGTTGGTGTGGGCACATGCTCGATGACAGCGAGTGCGACGGCGGGCACGAACTATGCTGCTGTGACGGGGAGCGTGCAGACTTTCTCCGTTGGCCAGGCGACGCCGACAATCAGTATCTCGAACCTTCCGGCGAGTGGAACTTACGGCGGCAGCTTTACGCCGACCTTCAGCTACACGGGTGATGGCACAGCTTCGGTGAGCTCAAATTCGACCGGCGTCTGCACCGTCACCAGTGGCGTGGTTCATTACGTCGGGGTTGGTACCTGCTCGTTGACCTCAAGCGCGACGGCAGGCACGAACTATGGAGCAGTGACCGGTTCGGCGCAGACCTTCTCCGTTGGCCAGGCGACGCCAACGATCAGCATCTCGAACCTTCCAGCGAGTGGAAGCTACGGCGGCAGCTTCACGCCGACCTTCAGCTACACGGGTGATGGCACAACTTCGGTGAGCTCAAATTCGACCAGCGTCTGCACGGTGACTAGCGGTGTAGTGCACTACGTTGGCACAGGCACCTGCTCGCTGACATCGAGCGCGACAGCGGGTACGAATTACAACACGGTTACAGGTTCAGCACAGACCTTCTCTGTGGGCCAGGGTACGCCGACGATCAGTATCTCGAACCTTCCGGCAAGTGGAACTTATGGCGGCAGCTTTACGCCGACCTTCAGCTATACAGGCGACGGTACAACCTCGGTGAGCTCGAACTCGACCAGCATCTGCACGGTGACCAGCGGTGTAGTGCACTACGTTGGCGTGGGCACCTGCTCATTGACAGCGAGCGCTACGGCGGGCACGAACTATGCGGCTGTGACCAGTACGGCGCAGACCTTCTCCATCGGTCAGGCGACGCCGACAATCAGCGTCTCGAACCTTCCCGCCAGTGGAACTTATGGCGGTAGCTTTACGCCGACCTTCAGCTATACGGGCGACGGTACAACCTCGGTGAGCTCGAACTCGACCAGCGTCTGCACGGTGACCAGCGGCGTGGTGCACTACGTCGGAGTGGGCACATGCTCGCTGACTTCAAGCGCAACGGCTGGAACGAACTACGCAGCGGTAACTGGCACTGCGCAGACCTTCTCTGTGGGTCAGGCGACGCCGACGATCAGCGTCTCGAACCTACCTGCCAGCGGAACTTACGGTGGTAGCTTTACGCCGACCTTCAGCTATTCGGGCGATGGAACGACGTCGGTGAGCTCGAACTCGACCAGTGTCTGTACCGTGACCAGCGGCGTGGTGCACTACGTTGGTGTGGGCACATGCTCGATGACAGCGAGTGCGACGGCGGGCACGAACTATGCTGCTGTGACGGGGAGCGTGCAGACTTTCTCCGTTGGCCAGGCGACGCCGACAATCAGTATCTCGAACCTTCCGGCGAGTGGAACTTACGGCGGCAGCTTTACGCCGACCTTCAGCTACACGGGTGATGGCACAGCTTCGGTGAGCTCAAATTCGACCGGCGTCTGCACCGTCACCAGTGGCGTGGTTCATTACGTCGGGGTTGGTACCTGCTCGTTGACCTCAAGCGCGACGGCAGGCACGAACTATGGAGCAGTGACCGGTTCGGCGCAGACCTTCTCCGTTGGCCAGGCGACGCCAACGATCAGCATCTCGAACCTTCCAGCGAGTGGAAGCTACGGCGGCAGCTTCACGCCGACCTTCAGCTACACGGGTGATGGCACAACTTCGGTGAGCTCAAATTCGACCAGCGTCTGCACGGTGACTAGCGGTGTAGTGCACTACGTTGGCACAGGCACCTGCTCGCTGACATCGAGCGCGACAGCGGGTACGAATTACAACACGGTTACAGGTTCAGCACAGACCTTCTCTGTAGGCCAGGGTACGCCGACGATCAGTATCTCGAACCTTCCGGCAAGTGGAACTTATGGCGGCAGCTTTACGCCGACCTTCAGCTATACAGGCGACGGTACAACCTCGGTGAGCTCGAACTCGACCAGCATCTGCACGGTGACCAGCGGTGTCGTGCACTACGCTGGCGTGGGGACCTGCTCATTGACAGCGAGCGCTACGGCGGGCACGAACTATGCGGCTGTGACCGGTACGGCGCAGACCTTCTCCATCGGTCAGGCGACGCCGACAATCAGCGTCTCGAACCTACCTGCCAGCGGAACTTACGGTGGTAGCTTTACGCCGACCTTCAGCTATACGGGCGACGGTACAACCTCGGTGAGCTCGAACTCGACCAGCGTCTGCACGGTGACCAGCGGCGTGGTGCACTACGTCGGAGTGGGCACATGCTCGCTGACTTCAAGCGCAACGGCTGGAACGAACTACGCAGCGGTAACTGGCACTGCGCAGACCTTCTCTGTGGGTCAGGCGACGCCGACGATCAGCGTCTCGAACCTACCTGCCAGCGGAACTTACGGTGGTAGCTTTACGCCGACCTTCAGCTATTCGGGCGATGGAACGACGTCGGTGAGCTCGAACTCGACCAGTGTCTGTACCGTGACCAGCGGCGTGGTGCACTACGTCGGAGTGGGCACATGCTCGCTGACTTCAAGCGCAACGGCAGGAACGAACTACGCAGCGGTAACTGGCACTGCGCAGACCTTCTCTGTTGGTCAGGCGACGCCGACAATCAGCGTTTCGAATCTTCCGGCCAGCGGAACCTACGGTGGCAGCTTCACGCCGACCTTCAGTTACACCGGCGATGGCACAACGTCGGTGAGCTCGAACTCGAGCAGTGTCTGCACGGTGACGAGTGGTGTAGTGCACTACGTTGGAGTAGGCACCTGCTCGCTGACAGCAAGCGCAACGGCAGGGACGAACTACGTGGCGGTCACGGGTACGGCCCAGACCTTCTCTGTGGGCCAGGCTGCGCCGACGATCAGTATCTCCAATCTTCCGGCCAGCGGGATCTACGGTCACGATTTCATACCTACGTTCGGCTATATCGGTGACGGCACAGCCTCAGTAACTTCAAACTCGACCAGCATCTGCACCGTGACCAGTGGCGTAGTGCGCTACGTTGGAGTAGGTACTTGCTCGCTGACAGCAAGTGCGACAGCAGGCAGCAACTACGCAGCCGTGACCGGCACGGCTCAGATGTTTTCGGTAAGCCAGGCGACTCCGACGATCAGCATTTCAAACCTCCCGGCCAGCGGGACCTACGGTCACGATTTCATACCTACGTTCAGCTATATCGGTGACGGCACAGCCTCAGTAACTTCAAACTCGACCGGCATCTGCACCGTGACCAGTGGCGTAGTGCGCTACGTTGGAGTAGGTACTTGCTCGCTGACAGCAAGTGCAACAGCAGGAACAAACTACGCGGCCGTGACCGGTACCGCGCAGACCTTCGCGGTGAACCAGGCGACGGCGACAGTAACGCTGAGCAATCTGAACCTCACCTACACTGGATCGCCCCAGGCAGGCACGGTGACCACCTCGCCCTCCGGCCTTACGGTGACCACCACCTACAACGGTGGTGCGACTGTTCCTACGGCCGCAGGCAGCTACACCATGGTGGCTACGATCAACGATGCCAACTACAGCGGCACTGCGACCGGCACGGTGGTGATTTCACCGGCCGCGCAGAGCATTACCTTTGCCGCATTGCCGGCGCAGGTGATCTACGGAAGCGGAGCGCTTCTGCTGTCCGCAACCGGCGGAGCATCAGGAAATCCGGTTGTCTTCAGCGTTCTTTCGGGTCCTGGGGCAGTCAGCGGTAGTCGGTTGACGGTTACAGGCGTTGGTCCAGTCGTCGTGGCGGCGAATCAGGCGGGGAATAGCAATTACGTCGCGGCATCACAGGTGACGCAGAGTATCACGAGTATTGGTGCGACACTGAACCTCAGTCTCGCGTCCTTGAACTTCCTCAACCAGCCGGTAGGCACCACCAGCCTGGCGCAGACGCTGATCATTACCAATCCCAATGCTTTCCCGGTAACCATCACCGGCATACAGGCAAACGGTGACTTCCACGCCGCAAGCGCGTGTGCGGTGATTGCAGCGCAGGGTAATTGCAGCGTGAATGTGACCTTTACACCGACAGTCGCTGGATCGCGTGCAGAGACCTTGACCATCACCAACGCACAGTCGAACGTAGCGCAGACTGTGCCGATGACAGGTATAGGCACCGCGCCTGGCATCCAGGTCTCACCGGCTGCACTGGGTTTTGGCAGTGAAGTTGTTTCTACGGCAAGCACGGGCCAGACGCTGACGATCCGCAACACAGGCACGGCTCCGCTCGTGATCTCGAACATCGCGACGACAGGCGATTTCGCAACGACGGGTAAGTGCGCATCGGTGCCGGCAGGCAGCAACTGCAGTTTGACGGTGACCTTTACGCCAACAGCGATCGGCAGCCGTACGGGAACTCTTACGTTGACTGACAATGCGGGCGGCCAGAGCCAGGTGGTGAATCTCTCCGGTACGGGAACAGAGGCAGGCGTGTCGTTGACGCCGGGCGCGCAGGCATTCCCGGCAACGCTGGTCGGATCGGCAAGCCAAACATTGACCGCAACGCTGACCAATACAGGCAGCGCAGCTCTTACCGGAATCGGCTTCGGCATTGTTGGAGACTTCGCACAAACGAATAACTGCGCGGCTTCGCTGGCTGCAGGCGCAAGCTGCACGATCAACGTCGTGTATGCACCGAAGATTGCGGGTGCTGAATCCGGCGTATTGACTGTAAGCGATAGCCAGGGATCGCAGACGATCTCGTTGACGGGCACAGGCCTGGTTCCCGGAGCAACTCTCAGCACGGCTGAGCTGCTCTTTGGAAGCCGGCCGGTCAATACATCCTCGTTGGCACAAACCGTGATCTTTACGAACACCGGTACCGGTCCGGTGACCATCAATTCCGTAACCACGACGGCGAACTTCGCGGATACAACCAACTGCACGGGACAGATCGCGGCAGGCGCCAGCTGCAGCGTCAATGTAACCTTCACGCCAACCTTGACAGGATTGTTGCCGGGCACGGTTACGATCAGTGATACCGCCGGTTCGCAGACGGTGACGCTGCAGGGAGAGGGCACGAATGCAAGCGTTACGATGTCGCCCTCGTTCCTGCTCTTTGGCGCACAGGTGGTCAACACCGTCAGTATGGCGCAGACAGTGACGGCGAAGAACACCGGTACAACACCGCTGACACTGAACCCGATTACCGTGTCGAACAATTTCGTTGAATCAGATCAATGCCCGGCGGTGTTGCCGGTAGGCGGCTCCTGCCTGATCAGCGTGAGCTTTGCGCCGACTGCGACGGGATCCCTGTATGGCTCACTGCAGTTCAGCGATGCATCCGGTCAGGTGTCGACGGTTGTGGCGTTGAGCGGACAGGGAACGCTTCCTGGTATCGCCATCTCGCCTTCGACGGTCTTCTTCGGTAGCTTGGCTGTGGGCACTGCCAGCCAGGCACAGACCGTGACGGTGTGGAATACCGGATCGGCGCCGTTGCAGATCACGGCGATCAATGCGACGGGAGATTTTGCTGAGACGGATACCTGTACGGCGAGCGCTATCCCCGTGGGCGGCTACTGCATCCTGAATGTCACGATGACGCCTACGACGATAGGAACACGCACCGGCGTTATCCAGATCGCGAACAATGTCGATGGCATTCATCTGATCTCGTTGAGCGGCGTTGGCCAGCAGGCGGGTGTCACTGTCTTCCCAACAACGCTGGCGTTCGGAAGCTATCCCTACGTCTCGACCTCGCAGGCTACGGGTACCGCGTTAAGTGTGACGCTGACCAACAGCGGGAATGTCCCGCTGCAGATGAGCGGTTTCAGTACCCAGGGCGACTTTACAGAGACCGACAACTGCGGGGCGACCGTCCCAGTGGGAGGATTCTGCACGCTGACGGCACGTTTCGTGCCGACGGCGTTGGGCCATCGCACGGGAGTGTTGACGATCAACGACAATGCAGGCGGTGGTACGCAACAGGTCTCGCTTGCGGGTGACGGCAGTCCCTATGGTCTGACGCTTACTCCGCCGGTGATGAATTTCGGAGTGCAGACCTTAGGTAAGCATTCCGCCTCGCAGACCGCAACGCTGACGAACAATACCGGCCAGGCGTTGAACAACCTGGTGATTACACCCAGCGGTCAGTTCACTGAGACGGACAACTGCGGTACATCGCTGGCAAACGGCGCCTCCTGCACCGTCGATATCACGGTGACACCGGCAAGCACCGGCGCCATTACCGGAACGGTGACGTTCTCTTCAGGAGCAGGCATTGCGGCGACGGGTGGCAGCATCATGCGTCCGCATACTCAGGCGGTTCAGGCAAACACATCTTCGACATCGTCCTCGACCGTTGGTGTGGTGGCGGTCTCGGCGTCCGCTATTCCGCCGGGGATCGATATCTCGCTTCCCCAGGTGAGCTTCTCCGTGACCTCGGTGGGTACGGGCGCGGTGCAGACGGTGACAATCAGGAACACCGGATCGGCACTTCCGCTGACGCATCTGGCAATCGGTACGACGAATGCGACAGAGTTCCCATTCACTACAACCTGCCCGGCAACCTTGGCCGCGCAGGCAAACTGCACCATCACGATCAACTTCACTCCGATAGGTAATGGGCTGCGTACCGGCATCATGGGCATTACGGCGGATGGCGGTATCTCTGCATTGCTGCCGGAGAGCGGAAGCGCCGCAAAAGGCGCGCCGGGTATCACGCTTACTTCCAGCGTGAATACGAGCATGCTGCAGGGCGATGTCACCTTGACCTCTACCGTCGCCTCCTCAACCACTCAACCTACCGGCAGCATCAGCTTTATGGATGGCAGCACCCTGTTGGGAACGGCGGCTCTGAGCAACGGTGTTGCATCGTTGACTACATCTGCTCTTGCCACTGGAAGTCATGCCATCACCGCTGTCTACAGCGGAGATGCGAACTACGTGGCGGCAACGGCAAACGTCGTAACCCAGAGTGTCGTCGACTTCTCGCTCAAGGCGGTAGGGAACGGCGCTTCGCAGACGGTGGTTCCCGGTAACTCGGCGACGTATCAGGTCGCCATCGCTCCGACGAGCGGAAGCAGCTTCCCGGTTGCAGCGACACTTACGGTCACCGGTCTGCCGCAGGGAGCGACCGCTGAGCTGAGCACGAAGCCGTGGATGCAACTGTCTGCGAACTCGTGGCAGGTTCCTGCGACGACGACGCTGGACAATGTCTCACTCACCTTCCATGTGCCGGGGCAGACGGCCGCTGTGGTTTCTCAACCGACGAACAGCCACAGCAATGGTCTGCCCTCGGTTGCCTGGGCTGCTCTGCTGCTTCCGTTTGCCTACCGGCTCCGCCGCGCACGCAGAAAGCTGATGGGCCATCTGGCAATCATGTTTGTTGTCGTGGGAACACTC